The Lycium barbarum isolate Lr01 chromosome 9, ASM1917538v2, whole genome shotgun sequence genome has a segment encoding these proteins:
- the LOC132611902 gene encoding uncharacterized protein LOC132611902 — translation MEILKACHDSPVGGLHSGNYIVAKVLECGYFWPTLYHDANLLVKSCDQGQRQGSIGRKHEMPINFFMEVKLFYVWGINFMGPFVSSRGMQYILVLVDYVFKWVEAIAFPNNDGKSVTNCLKKNIFTRFDTPRAIISDGGTHF, via the coding sequence ATGGAAATCTTAAAAGCTTGTCATGACTCTCCCGTGGGGGGTCTTCATAGTGGGAACTACATCGTGGCAAAAGTTCTTGAATGTGGCTATTTTTGGCCCaccctttatcatgatgcaaatttgttggtgaaatcttgtgaccaagGTCAACGCCAAGGGTCAATTGGGAGAAAGCATGAAATGCCGATAAACTTTTTCATGGAGGTTAAACTCTTTTATGTGTGGGGCATCAACTTTATGggcccatttgtgagttctcgtGGTATGCAGTACATCCTTGTTCTGGTTGACTATGTGTTCAAGTGGGTTGAGGCGATAGCATTTCCCAACAATGACGGAAAGAGTGTCACAAATTGTCTCAAAAagaacatattcacaaggtttgaCACTCctagggcaatcattagtgatggtggcactcacttttga